A region of Paenibacillus sp. JNUCC-31 DNA encodes the following proteins:
- the accD gene encoding acetyl-CoA carboxylase, carboxyltransferase subunit beta, translated as MFKDIFQKKRKYATIPSERALRGEGQEAGERPKREIPEGLMNKCSKCGTIQYSKELEKNLKVCPACGYHMRLNAMERLAMVLDEQGFVEHDADMISVDPLGFPGYSNKLEQQRLKSGLKEAVITGEGTIEGLPVVVAVMSFDFFTGSMGSVVGEKITRAIELATEKRLPLIIFSTSGGARMQESILSLMQMAKTSAALSRLDEQGGLYISVITDPTTGGVSASFASLGDINIAEPGAVFGFAGRIVIEQTIRQKLPDDFQTAEFNMQHGQLDLVVHRKELRTTLGKLLDMHSEKGGV; from the coding sequence GTGTTCAAAGATATATTCCAAAAAAAACGGAAGTACGCTACCATACCTTCCGAACGTGCGCTTCGTGGCGAAGGTCAGGAAGCTGGAGAACGTCCAAAACGTGAAATACCCGAAGGGCTTATGAATAAGTGCAGCAAATGCGGCACGATTCAATATAGCAAGGAATTGGAAAAAAATCTGAAAGTATGTCCAGCCTGCGGCTATCACATGCGTCTGAACGCAATGGAACGCCTTGCCATGGTTCTGGATGAACAAGGGTTTGTGGAGCATGATGCTGATATGATATCGGTTGATCCGCTTGGCTTCCCTGGATACAGCAATAAACTGGAACAACAGCGCCTGAAGTCAGGACTGAAGGAAGCAGTGATTACAGGCGAGGGAACGATTGAAGGTCTGCCTGTCGTTGTCGCAGTCATGAGTTTCGACTTCTTCACGGGTAGCATGGGTTCGGTTGTAGGGGAGAAAATCACTCGTGCGATCGAGCTTGCGACGGAGAAACGCTTGCCTTTGATTATTTTTTCTACATCTGGCGGTGCCCGAATGCAAGAAAGTATTCTTAGTCTGATGCAAATGGCGAAAACTAGCGCGGCTCTTTCCCGTTTGGATGAACAGGGTGGGTTATATATTTCGGTCATCACTGATCCGACAACAGGTGGAGTCTCAGCCAGTTTTGCGAGTCTCGGTGATATCAATATCGCTGAACCGGGAGCCGTATTTGGCTTTGCCGGCAGAATTGTCATTGAGCAAACGATCCGTCAGAAATTGCCTGATGATTTTCAGACGGCAGAATTTAATATGCAGCACGGCCAGCTGGACTTGGTGGTCCACCGTAAGGAACTTCGAACCACCCTTGGCAAGCTTCTGGATATGCATAGTGAAAAAGGAGGGGTCTGA
- the pyk gene encoding pyruvate kinase yields MRKTKIVCTIGPSSESLENTKKLIMAGMNVARLNFSHGDFDEHGGRIKAIRQACEELNKTVAILLDTKGPEIRTGKLEVEPIELVQDEYITLTTEEILGTKERLSITYTDLPNDVEPGSTILIDDGLIGLTVVEVQGTEIKCRIVNGGSIKSKKGVNVPGVAISLPGITEKDANDIVFGIEQGVDFIAASFVRKASDVLEIRELLEKHNAGHIQIISKIENQQGVDNLDEILEVSDGLMVARGDLGVEIPAEEVPLVQKRMIEKCNVAGKPVITATQMLDSMQRNPRPTRAEASDVANAIFDGTDAIMLSGETAAGKYPVESVLTMSRIAEKAESALPYQELYLKQRVAQQTTVTEAISQSVALSAQDLNAKAIITSTESGHTARMISKYRPESPIIAVTTEDRTSRRLCLAWGVTPVKGRLVDSTDALFENAIEGGVKSGLVKEGDLVVITAGVPLGRSGSTNLIKVSQIPNNA; encoded by the coding sequence ATGCGCAAAACGAAGATTGTATGTACGATTGGTCCATCCAGTGAATCACTGGAGAATACCAAAAAATTGATTATGGCCGGTATGAATGTGGCCCGTCTGAACTTCTCCCACGGTGATTTCGATGAGCACGGCGGACGGATCAAAGCGATTCGCCAAGCATGCGAAGAGCTGAACAAGACAGTAGCGATCCTGCTGGACACCAAAGGACCGGAAATTCGGACAGGTAAACTTGAAGTTGAACCCATTGAATTGGTTCAGGACGAGTACATCACTTTGACAACAGAAGAAATTCTGGGCACCAAAGAACGTCTCTCCATTACGTATACCGATCTTCCGAATGATGTTGAACCGGGATCTACAATTCTGATCGACGACGGTCTGATCGGACTGACTGTGGTGGAAGTGCAAGGCACCGAGATCAAATGCCGTATCGTTAACGGTGGTTCGATCAAAAGCAAAAAAGGTGTTAACGTTCCGGGCGTTGCCATTTCTCTGCCGGGTATCACTGAAAAAGATGCCAATGATATCGTATTCGGTATCGAGCAAGGCGTCGATTTCATCGCGGCTTCTTTTGTTCGTAAAGCAAGTGACGTTCTTGAGATTCGTGAATTGCTTGAGAAACACAATGCCGGACATATTCAAATCATCTCCAAAATTGAGAACCAACAAGGTGTGGACAACCTGGATGAAATCCTTGAAGTATCCGATGGCCTGATGGTTGCTCGTGGAGACCTGGGTGTAGAGATTCCTGCGGAAGAAGTACCATTGGTACAAAAACGCATGATCGAAAAATGTAACGTTGCAGGCAAACCGGTTATCACCGCTACACAAATGCTGGATTCCATGCAGCGCAACCCGCGTCCAACTCGTGCGGAAGCAAGTGACGTAGCCAATGCGATCTTCGACGGTACAGATGCGATCATGTTGTCTGGTGAGACAGCTGCGGGTAAATACCCTGTTGAATCCGTTCTGACGATGTCCCGTATTGCCGAAAAAGCAGAATCCGCTCTGCCTTACCAAGAGCTGTATCTGAAACAACGTGTTGCTCAACAAACAACAGTTACTGAAGCAATCAGCCAATCTGTTGCCCTGTCAGCTCAAGATCTGAACGCTAAAGCGATCATTACTTCGACTGAATCCGGTCATACAGCACGCATGATTTCTAAATATCGTCCAGAATCTCCAATCATCGCGGTGACAACGGAAGACAGAACTTCCCGTCGTCTTTGCTTGGCTTGGGGTGTAACACCAGTCAAAGGAAGACTTGTTGATTCCACTGACGCTTTGTTTGAAAATGCAATTGAAGGCGGCGTGAAATCCGGACTTGTAAAAGAAGGAGACCTGGTTGTCATTACAGCAGGTGTACCTTTGGGTCGTTCCGGTTCCACGAACCTGATCAAAGTAAGCCAAATTCCAAACAACGCGTAA
- a CDS encoding acetyl-CoA carboxylase carboxyltransferase subunit alpha: protein MAGELPYEAPLVEMRKKIEELVQFGQEKGIDFTDEIARLEERYHRLEEEIYTGITAAQKMHLARHQQRPTALDLIQLIFTDFIELHGDRMFGDDLAVVGGLAKLNGKTVTVIGQQRGKDTKDNIARFFGSAHPEGFRKGLRLMKQANKFGRPIITFIDTKGAYPGNTAEERGQSEAIARNLLEMAKLSVPVIVVVIGEGGSGGALAMAVGNRVLMLEHAIYSAISPNGAASILWKDATKADQAAEAMKITAKDLLEMEVIEEIIPEPRGGAHRDYEASAAAISEALARHLDEMKGWSADQLKQDRYEKFRKIGSVTFEPVVPIEVPQVPVEVDTGSNLSGNAE, encoded by the coding sequence ATGGCGGGTGAGTTGCCATATGAAGCGCCTCTGGTTGAGATGCGCAAAAAGATCGAAGAGCTTGTACAGTTTGGACAGGAAAAAGGCATCGACTTTACGGACGAGATTGCCCGCCTGGAAGAACGTTATCATAGACTGGAAGAAGAGATTTACACAGGTATAACAGCCGCACAGAAAATGCATCTGGCGCGGCATCAGCAGCGTCCGACGGCACTGGATCTGATCCAGCTAATATTTACGGATTTCATTGAGTTGCACGGCGACCGCATGTTCGGAGACGATCTGGCGGTGGTTGGCGGACTTGCGAAGCTGAACGGTAAGACAGTAACGGTCATCGGCCAACAGCGGGGGAAAGATACGAAGGATAATATCGCCCGCTTTTTTGGGAGCGCTCATCCGGAAGGTTTCCGGAAAGGGCTGCGTCTCATGAAGCAAGCGAACAAATTTGGTCGCCCAATTATTACATTTATTGATACTAAAGGGGCGTATCCGGGTAATACTGCTGAAGAGAGAGGTCAATCGGAAGCTATTGCCCGTAACTTGCTGGAAATGGCGAAGCTCTCGGTGCCAGTTATTGTTGTGGTCATCGGCGAAGGAGGAAGCGGTGGTGCCCTTGCCATGGCTGTGGGTAATCGTGTGTTGATGCTGGAGCATGCGATCTACTCCGCGATCTCTCCGAACGGGGCTGCATCGATTCTATGGAAAGATGCAACCAAGGCAGATCAGGCGGCTGAAGCAATGAAAATAACGGCGAAAGACCTTCTGGAGATGGAGGTCATCGAAGAGATCATCCCTGAGCCACGTGGTGGTGCTCATCGGGATTATGAAGCATCTGCGGCAGCCATCAGCGAAGCTCTGGCTCGTCATCTCGATGAGATGAAGGGCTGGAGTGCAGACCAATTGAAACAGGATCGGTATGAGAAATTCCGTAAAATTGGATCTGTCACTTTTGAACCTGTGGTGCCGATTGAAGTCCCTCAAGTGCCTGTAGAAGTCGATACGGGGAGTAATTTGTCGGGAAATGCTGAATGA
- a CDS encoding acyl-CoA thioesterase, with translation MQQQSNGSWYTACLRVRYQESDQMGVVYHANYLNWFEIGRTEMIRQMGYTYRKMEEQGLLLPVTGLDVKYHKPARYDDDIIIFTRIAAFSGLRLNYEYDIRRMTADLVEQMGIGERVWSSEESLPGERLVTGSTQHVWVNGDWKPVRLDKTASELYSALEKVWLSGKG, from the coding sequence ATGCAACAACAAAGCAATGGCAGCTGGTACACGGCATGCCTTCGCGTGCGTTATCAAGAGAGCGACCAGATGGGTGTGGTCTATCACGCCAATTATTTGAATTGGTTTGAAATCGGTCGAACCGAGATGATTCGCCAAATGGGGTATACCTATCGTAAAATGGAGGAACAGGGGTTACTGCTTCCGGTAACCGGACTGGATGTGAAGTATCATAAACCTGCCCGGTATGATGATGACATCATCATTTTCACCCGAATTGCTGCATTTAGTGGTCTGAGATTGAACTATGAGTATGACATTAGGCGCATGACTGCAGACCTTGTTGAGCAGATGGGTATCGGAGAGCGGGTATGGTCATCCGAAGAGTCCCTTCCTGGTGAACGATTGGTAACAGGCTCTACCCAGCATGTATGGGTTAATGGGGACTGGAAGCCGGTCAGGCTGGATAAGACAGCTTCTGAGCTCTACAGCGCGCTTGAGAAAGTGTGGCTTTCAGGAAAGGGGTAA